In Phycisphaerae bacterium, the following proteins share a genomic window:
- the carA gene encoding glutamine-hydrolyzing carbamoyl-phosphate synthase small subunit, translating to MKAILLLEDGSVFEGSAFGAQGQKCGEVVFNTSMTGYQEILTDPSYYEQIVTMTYPLIGNYGTNNSDPESRKVFASGFIVKENCPYPSNWRNKTSLGEYLKKNNVVGLEGIDTRKLVKHIRTEGAMKGIISSTDLNINKLREKLQRYPGLVGRDIVKNATAGKTYSWNRGVVDVITGEELKCKKKYKVVAFDYGIKYNILRLLCSHGCDVKVVPADASAKQVLRLKPDGVFLSNGPGDPAAVSYAIETVKNLLGKVPIFGICLGHQLLGLALGGKTYKLKFGHRGANHPVKNLQTGAVEITTQNHGFCVDINSLKGKHVDVTHVNLNDNTNEGIRSEKLSAFSVQYHPEAAPGPHDSNYLFENFIRLMNQHK from the coding sequence TTGAAAGCTATTCTGTTACTTGAGGATGGTTCTGTTTTTGAAGGCAGCGCTTTTGGTGCACAAGGCCAAAAGTGCGGCGAGGTCGTTTTTAATACGAGTATGACCGGCTATCAGGAAATCCTCACTGACCCTTCTTACTATGAGCAGATAGTTACAATGACTTATCCGCTGATTGGCAACTACGGCACGAACAACAGCGACCCGGAATCGAGAAAAGTTTTCGCCAGCGGCTTTATCGTTAAGGAAAACTGCCCTTATCCGAGCAATTGGCGAAACAAAACTTCTCTTGGCGAATATCTTAAGAAAAATAACGTCGTCGGCCTCGAAGGAATAGACACGAGAAAACTGGTTAAGCATATCCGTACCGAAGGCGCGATGAAGGGAATTATTTCCTCGACTGATTTGAATATAAATAAACTCAGGGAAAAACTTCAGCGTTACCCCGGCCTCGTCGGAAGGGACATAGTTAAAAATGCGACCGCCGGAAAAACTTATAGCTGGAATCGCGGCGTCGTTGATGTAATAACCGGCGAAGAACTCAAGTGTAAGAAAAAATATAAGGTCGTAGCTTTCGATTATGGCATAAAATACAACATTCTCCGGCTGCTTTGTTCGCACGGCTGCGACGTCAAAGTTGTTCCCGCCGACGCGTCTGCCAAACAGGTTCTTCGTCTAAAACCTGACGGCGTTTTCCTAAGCAACGGCCCCGGCGACCCCGCTGCTGTAAGCTACGCAATTGAAACCGTGAAAAATCTTCTCGGGAAAGTGCCTATCTTCGGTATTTGTCTCGGCCATCAGTTACTCGGCCTTGCACTTGGCGGAAAAACCTACAAACTCAAATTCGGCCACAGAGGGGCCAATCATCCCGTCAAAAATCTGCAGACTGGTGCAGTCGAAATCACCACCCAAAACCACGGCTTTTGCGTCGACATTAATTCTCTAAAAGGCAAGCACGTCGACGTTACCCATGTTAATTTAAACGATAATACCAATGAGGGCATCCGTTCCGAAAAGCTGTCTGCTTTTTCAGTTCAGTATCACCCCGAAGCTGCTCCGGGGCCACACGACTCGAACTATTTGTTTGAGAATTTTATACGGCTTATGAACCAGCATAAATAA